A section of the Candidatus Delongbacteria bacterium genome encodes:
- a CDS encoding serine hydrolase codes for MKNTIRFQIVFLLVLLISCQKPLDSEKLDSIDFLIGEWNAKFENDNSEDRFVFVFQKEMNNNVTGKIYTYQNDAKVMEMPICSIDLVKNILTLKAKSTIEILYKGEVSKNGYEIRGYLIFPDNEKKIMNLFRIDDKLERLPNNQEIVMNKQETEYFYKVPLEENDRLETASLESQSIETSKIEQVIKNIARENYGLVHSVIIIKNNKLVLEDYFNGYSKDEIHLISSITKSIASILIEILIDHNLLENENIKLSTIFTEHTELFNGMKSEITVNHLLNMTSGFQLFESELYKVNERIKDELARKCIYNAGEKFQYDPANANLLAGVIKNLSGIHADEFADKYLFKPLGIVNYDWEDQKQNDYPLMQGSLKLRPRDMAKIGLLIINKGKFDGKQILSENWVNKITNSKNNNNYSNMWWLGKSKINDKEFQGIIATGIGGQFIYIAPELNLVIVTTAGNFHNGKTMDIVRMIEDEILPSVIF; via the coding sequence ATGAAAAACACTATCCGATTTCAAATAGTTTTTTTATTAGTTCTTTTAATATCTTGTCAAAAACCGCTTGATTCAGAAAAACTCGATAGCATAGATTTTCTAATTGGTGAATGGAATGCAAAATTTGAAAATGACAATTCTGAAGATAGATTTGTTTTTGTTTTCCAGAAAGAAATGAATAATAACGTCACAGGAAAGATATATACTTATCAAAACGATGCAAAGGTCATGGAAATGCCTATTTGTTCAATTGACCTTGTTAAAAATATCCTAACATTAAAAGCTAAATCAACTATAGAAATTCTTTATAAGGGAGAGGTATCTAAAAATGGATATGAAATTAGGGGATATTTAATTTTCCCTGACAATGAAAAAAAAATAATGAATTTATTTAGAATTGATGACAAGCTTGAGAGATTACCAAATAATCAAGAAATAGTAATGAATAAACAAGAAACTGAATATTTTTATAAAGTTCCATTAGAAGAAAATGATAGACTTGAAACAGCTTCTTTGGAAAGTCAAAGTATAGAGACTTCAAAGATAGAGCAAGTAATTAAAAACATTGCTAGAGAAAATTACGGTTTGGTTCATTCCGTTATAATCATTAAGAATAATAAACTTGTGTTAGAGGACTATTTTAATGGATATAGCAAAGATGAAATTCATTTAATCTCATCTATTACAAAAAGCATAGCTTCTATTCTTATAGAAATTCTGATCGATCATAATTTATTAGAAAATGAAAATATTAAACTCAGTACAATTTTCACTGAACATACTGAATTATTTAATGGAATGAAAAGCGAAATAACAGTTAATCATCTTCTCAATATGACCTCAGGTTTTCAACTCTTTGAATCAGAATTATATAAAGTTAATGAGCGAATAAAAGATGAATTAGCAAGAAAATGTATCTATAATGCTGGAGAGAAATTCCAATATGATCCAGCTAATGCTAATTTATTGGCTGGAGTTATAAAGAATTTATCAGGGATACATGCTGATGAATTTGCTGATAAGTACCTCTTCAAACCTTTGGGAATTGTTAACTATGATTGGGAAGATCAAAAACAAAATGATTATCCTTTAATGCAAGGAAGTCTAAAACTAAGACCAAGAGACATGGCTAAAATTGGTCTTCTGATCATAAACAAAGGCAAATTTGATGGAAAGCAGATCTTGTCTGAAAATTGGGTAAACAAGATAACTAATTCTAAAAACAACAATAATTACAGTAATATGTGGTGGTTAGGAAAATCAAAAATAAATGATAAAGAATTTCAAGGAATAATTGCAACAGGCATCGGAGGGCAGTTTATCTATATAGCTCCAGAGCTTAATCTTGTTATTGTAACTACTGCTGGAAATTTTCATAATGGTAAAACAATGGACATTGTTAGAATGATCGAGGATGAAATCTTACCAAGTGTAATTTTTTGA
- a CDS encoding response regulator transcription factor: MMKILIVDDEPLARKVIQNHLKHLKEDKEIIETESAIEAFELLSKITVDLIFLDIQMPEIDGFELLKLLSRKPEVIIISAYKEYALKGFDFQVTDYLLKPVSLQRFLDAFRKAQTNIYNKKLLENISSTNKNDITSTIEKEYIFIKVNRENIKLDIKDINYIESYGNYVKIITSTEEYLTASTMNETENILSSEKFIRCHRGYIINIDHIKSFVDGLININDKIIPVGRNYLAKVKDFINSCKQ; this comes from the coding sequence ATGATGAAAATTTTGATAGTTGATGATGAGCCTCTAGCTAGAAAAGTGATTCAAAACCATTTAAAGCATTTAAAAGAAGATAAAGAAATTATAGAAACAGAATCAGCAATTGAAGCATTTGAATTACTATCTAAAATTACAGTTGATTTGATTTTTCTTGATATCCAAATGCCAGAAATTGACGGATTTGAGCTACTGAAGCTTTTATCTAGAAAACCAGAAGTAATAATAATTAGTGCTTATAAAGAATATGCACTAAAAGGTTTTGATTTTCAGGTTACAGATTATCTATTAAAACCTGTTTCGCTACAAAGATTTCTTGATGCATTCAGAAAAGCTCAGACAAATATTTATAATAAAAAATTATTGGAAAATATAAGTTCTACTAATAAAAATGATATAACATCAACTATTGAGAAAGAGTACATTTTTATAAAAGTAAACAGAGAAAATATTAAGCTAGATATTAAAGATATCAATTATATTGAAAGTTATGGTAACTATGTTAAAATCATCACTTCTACGGAGGAGTATTTGACAGCATCCACAATGAATGAAACTGAAAATATTCTATCCAGTGAGAAATTTATAAGATGTCACAGAGGATATATTATAAATATTGACCATATAAAAAGTTTTGTAGATGGTTTGATTAATATTAATGATAAAATTATTCCTGTTGGTAGAAATTATCTGGCCAAAGTTAAAGATTTCATAAATAGTTGTAAACAATGA
- a CDS encoding electron transfer flavoprotein subunit beta/FixA family protein: protein MGFKILVLAKQVPDTRNVGKDAMKADGTVNRSALPAIFNPEDLNALEQALILKDKFEGTEITILTMGPPRAADIVREGLFRGADRGFLITDRRFAGADTLATSYVISKACEKMGGFDIIISGRQAIDGDTAQVGPQVAEKLNIPQVTYAEEILDASEKNIRIKRRLERGIEIVDCPLPALVTVHSSADACRSRNSILTMKYKYARTATELQDESVDYITDLASNKPYLQIKELNVEDLNCDLPKLGLDGSPTKVKTIENVVLQSKDSKVLNDNDSEIRELMKELITNHTLG from the coding sequence ATGGGATTTAAAATTCTTGTTCTGGCAAAGCAGGTTCCCGATACAAGGAATGTAGGAAAGGATGCCATGAAAGCTGACGGAACAGTTAACAGAAGTGCATTACCAGCTATCTTCAATCCTGAAGATTTGAACGCTCTTGAGCAAGCCTTGATTTTAAAAGATAAATTTGAAGGAACAGAAATTACTATTTTGACAATGGGACCTCCACGTGCTGCTGATATAGTTAGAGAAGGACTTTTCAGAGGAGCCGATAGAGGATTTCTAATTACTGACAGAAGATTTGCCGGAGCTGATACTTTAGCAACTTCATACGTAATTTCTAAAGCATGCGAGAAAATGGGTGGTTTTGATATCATTATCTCAGGAAGACAAGCAATTGATGGAGATACTGCACAGGTTGGACCACAAGTTGCCGAAAAATTGAATATTCCACAAGTTACTTACGCTGAAGAAATTTTAGATGCTTCTGAAAAAAATATCAGAATTAAAAGAAGACTTGAAAGAGGTATTGAAATAGTTGATTGTCCGCTTCCAGCCTTAGTTACAGTTCATAGCTCGGCTGATGCTTGCAGAAGTAGAAACTCCATCCTTACCATGAAATATAAATATGCAAGAACTGCAACTGAACTTCAGGATGAATCAGTAGATTATATCACAGACCTTGCAAGCAATAAACCTTATCTACAGATAAAAGAACTTAATGTTGAAGATCTAAATTGTGATCTTCCAAAGCTTGGACTTGACGGATCTCCTACAAAAGTAAAAACAATTGAGAATGTTGTACTTCAATCAAAGGATTCCAAAGTTCTAAACGATAACGACTCCGAAATCAGAGAACTGATGAAAGAGCTAATTACTAATCATACGCTGGGGTAG
- a CDS encoding serine protein kinase PrkA, which translates to MHVRLVLNKSRKFENVFQTVSRMILGDKEKVKKIVVNGKTTYDFKVFREGSKHIIGMYDEINSFVSYVKDASEGGSSAEMAFVLIGEPGNGKTYFVDYLSKIYRDFVKIPENMRYTFKFKNLEKIGGYGNIKEIESQTFEDPMLLAMNLYTDEDQNIKYLESLGAKDDDIKVFMSKYKPLGACSDYILGQIRDFANGDIDIVKSFIDVIPIPISESRGTLTGKYAAKDKITSSAVDLLGEESITRLLHISDTNNPYKFDLRRGALARVAGGGIHFADEIFKNKRDLVQVYLGVIQNRTIEMEGFKWPLDTLIIATSNNAEFARFLEEKEEAPIIDRCRIAYMSHNTNYKQQKVLTSFSIGSREKTTFSNEKLHIDPNLNYAISVAVTLTRMPRNEKLSPVEMMKLSAGEVAGEKSLKTLSEVIDDLNRDPDITKRFGQKGLGHRNLGRAIQILLEKSETQEGHCMYAGDVFPSLESVILDYVQEPSDRTKYLEDLKTAKSLHRKNVMTAIFNAYMDEPDAIEKDVLNYVNMVIGIDAKNLSADKIWTYQDPQTGKLMPLKIDETFIDSVEARLGLKNKEQKQSFRTTIAKIYGQKMISEPNYNFMDNNELVKAVTDVRLKSDIAGAGSLVGALSNRTNEENQKLYNRMIDTMINKLGYCKTCAEKTIEYFCTQEDAS; encoded by the coding sequence ATGCATGTTCGTCTAGTTTTGAACAAAAGCAGAAAGTTTGAAAATGTGTTTCAAACTGTTTCCAGAATGATTTTAGGTGATAAAGAAAAGGTTAAAAAAATCGTAGTTAATGGAAAAACCACTTATGATTTTAAGGTTTTTAGAGAAGGGAGTAAACATATAATTGGAATGTACGATGAAATCAACTCCTTTGTTTCTTATGTAAAAGATGCGTCGGAAGGTGGATCATCAGCCGAGATGGCATTTGTTCTGATTGGTGAGCCAGGAAATGGTAAAACTTACTTTGTTGACTATCTTTCAAAAATTTACAGAGATTTTGTAAAGATTCCTGAGAACATGAGATATACCTTCAAATTCAAAAATCTTGAAAAAATTGGTGGGTATGGAAATATAAAAGAGATCGAATCTCAAACTTTTGAAGATCCTATGCTACTTGCTATGAATCTTTACACCGATGAAGACCAAAATATTAAGTATTTGGAAAGTCTTGGGGCTAAAGATGATGATATTAAAGTTTTCATGAGTAAATACAAACCTTTAGGTGCTTGTTCGGATTATATCCTTGGACAGATTAGGGATTTTGCGAATGGTGATATCGATATTGTAAAATCATTTATTGACGTAATTCCAATTCCTATAAGTGAAAGCAGAGGTACTCTAACAGGTAAATATGCTGCGAAAGATAAGATTACTTCTTCTGCAGTTGATCTTTTAGGTGAAGAATCTATTACAAGACTTCTTCATATTTCCGACACTAACAATCCTTATAAATTTGATCTTAGACGAGGTGCTTTGGCGAGAGTTGCTGGTGGTGGAATTCACTTTGCTGATGAGATTTTCAAAAACAAACGAGATCTTGTTCAGGTTTATCTTGGTGTTATCCAGAATAGAACAATAGAGATGGAAGGTTTTAAATGGCCTCTTGATACACTTATTATTGCAACTTCAAATAATGCTGAATTTGCAAGATTTTTGGAAGAGAAGGAGGAAGCACCAATTATTGATAGATGTCGTATTGCTTATATGTCTCACAATACAAATTATAAGCAACAAAAAGTTCTAACATCATTCTCAATTGGAAGTAGAGAAAAGACTACTTTCTCCAACGAAAAACTTCACATTGATCCAAATCTAAACTATGCAATATCTGTTGCAGTTACTCTAACAAGAATGCCAAGAAATGAAAAATTATCGCCTGTAGAGATGATGAAACTCTCAGCTGGTGAAGTAGCTGGAGAAAAAAGTTTGAAAACTCTTTCAGAGGTTATTGATGACCTTAACAGAGATCCTGATATTACAAAAAGATTTGGTCAGAAAGGTCTTGGACATAGGAATTTAGGCAGGGCAATCCAGATACTTCTAGAAAAAAGTGAAACTCAAGAAGGCCATTGCATGTATGCGGGGGATGTTTTCCCATCTCTCGAGAGTGTAATTTTAGATTATGTGCAAGAGCCTTCAGATAGAACAAAATACCTTGAAGATTTGAAAACGGCAAAATCATTGCATAGAAAAAATGTGATGACAGCAATTTTCAATGCTTATATGGATGAACCTGATGCTATAGAAAAAGATGTCTTAAACTACGTAAATATGGTAATTGGTATTGATGCCAAGAATCTTAGTGCGGATAAAATTTGGACTTATCAAGATCCTCAAACTGGAAAATTAATGCCTTTAAAGATTGATGAAACATTTATTGATAGTGTCGAGGCTAGACTTGGTTTGAAAAATAAAGAACAAAAACAGAGTTTTAGAACTACAATAGCTAAAATTTATGGTCAGAAAATGATATCTGAGCCTAATTATAATTTCATGGACAATAATGAATTGGTTAAAGCTGTTACAGATGTAAGACTTAAATCAGATATTGCTGGTGCAGGCAGTCTTGTAGGTGCTTTATCTAATAGGACAAATGAAGAAAATCAGAAACTTTACAATCGTATGATTGACACCATGATTAATAAACTTGGCTATTGTAAAACCTGTGCAGAAAAGACTATAGAATATTTCTGTACTCAGGAGGATGCCAGCTAA
- a CDS encoding electron transfer flavoprotein subunit alpha/FixB family protein, with protein MNSVFVYCELEENGISDVSLELLSKGRKLANELKVSLETIVIGAKLKDIGNQLFPYGVDVVHTADDSRLFPYTTIPHTKIVCEVVKKEQPQIFLVGATSVGRDLAPRVASTLQVGLTADCTNLVIGQYEDKKKGKVHENLLYQIRPAFGGNIIATIVNPDTRPQMATVREGVMKKEIYNETYKGKVKNVDVTKIISQDDFVVKIIDRVIEERKVNLTGAQIIVSGGFGVGSKDNFKLLYDLAELIGGEVGATRAAVDAGFSTHDRQIGQTGVTVRPKLYIACGISGAVQHRAGMDGSSQIISINNDPEAPINKIADYTIIGDVSSIITKMIKYYKEESK; from the coding sequence GTGAATAGTGTTTTTGTTTATTGTGAATTGGAAGAGAACGGAATCAGCGATGTAAGTCTTGAGCTTTTATCAAAAGGTAGAAAACTTGCCAACGAACTGAAAGTTTCTCTTGAAACAATTGTTATTGGTGCTAAATTAAAAGATATCGGTAATCAACTGTTTCCTTACGGTGTTGATGTTGTTCATACAGCAGATGATTCCAGACTTTTTCCATATACGACAATTCCTCATACAAAAATTGTATGCGAAGTTGTAAAAAAAGAGCAACCACAAATTTTCCTTGTTGGTGCTACTTCAGTAGGTAGAGATCTTGCTCCTCGTGTTGCCAGTACATTACAAGTTGGTTTGACAGCAGATTGTACAAATCTTGTAATCGGTCAATATGAAGACAAGAAAAAAGGTAAAGTACACGAAAATTTGCTTTATCAAATCAGACCTGCTTTTGGTGGAAACATAATAGCTACTATTGTAAATCCTGACACCAGACCGCAAATGGCTACTGTTCGTGAAGGGGTGATGAAAAAAGAGATCTACAATGAAACTTACAAAGGTAAAGTTAAGAATGTAGACGTTACAAAAATTATTTCTCAGGATGATTTTGTAGTAAAAATTATTGATCGTGTGATTGAGGAGAGAAAAGTAAACCTAACTGGTGCTCAAATAATTGTCAGTGGTGGTTTTGGTGTTGGATCAAAGGATAATTTCAAACTTCTATATGATCTTGCTGAACTTATAGGTGGTGAAGTTGGTGCTACCAGAGCTGCAGTTGATGCTGGATTCTCAACACATGACAGACAAATTGGACAAACTGGTGTTACTGTAAGACCAAAATTATACATAGCTTGTGGTATTTCCGGTGCTGTACAGCATAGAGCAGGTATGGATGGTTCTAGTCAGATTATTTCTATAAATAATGACCCAGAAGCTCCAATCAATAAAATTGCTGACTATACAATAATTGGCGATGTGAGCTCAATAATTACAAAAATGATCAAGTATTACAAAGAGGAATCTAAGTAA
- a CDS encoding acyl-CoA dehydrogenase family protein has protein sequence MDNNFYNDNKSLRFHLSNPMMEKIVGLREDNYKYANAESVPSFDEYAPQNLEDALDSYDKVLEIAGEICGEIIAPNAESVDAEGPELKDNRVHYAKGTVQNLKALADANLMGMTLPRKYGGLNFPTTVYSMAVEMISRADASLMNLFGLQDIGETVKEFADEEIRKEYLPRFASGEATGAMILTEPDAGSDLQAVDLKAHFDEKSGKWLLNGVKRFITNGNAELSLVLARSEEGTKDGRGLSMFLYERDDTVQIRRIEDKMGIHGSPTCEMVFKNSPCIIIGKRRMGLIKYVMSLMNGARLGIGAQSIGISEAAYREAYKYALEREQFGKTINKFPAVYEMLTNMRVKIEASRTLLYETSRFVDVYKSLEAKSEETTLTPEEKKELKAYQKRADFYTPLLKGISSEYCNQITYDAIQVHGGTGFMKDFPVERLYRDARITSIYEGTTQLQVVAAIRGVGSGFYLEMMKEYDKVNVKPEFDYQKGMLRKMTHEYEKSVKFVQDKNDTEYFDFHARRLVEMAGNIIMGYLLLQDADRDTYFKPIVELFVKRGNAENEDKMNYIHNSDPADLGKYKIFSV, from the coding sequence ATGGATAATAATTTCTATAATGATAACAAAAGCCTCAGATTCCACCTTTCCAATCCAATGATGGAGAAGATAGTTGGACTTAGAGAGGATAATTATAAATATGCTAATGCAGAATCTGTTCCGTCCTTTGATGAATATGCTCCACAAAATCTTGAGGATGCCTTGGATTCATATGACAAAGTACTTGAGATTGCCGGTGAAATTTGTGGTGAGATTATCGCTCCAAATGCTGAATCTGTGGATGCTGAAGGTCCAGAGCTAAAAGATAACAGAGTGCATTATGCAAAAGGTACTGTTCAAAATCTTAAAGCTTTAGCTGATGCAAATCTGATGGGTATGACTCTTCCAAGAAAATATGGTGGTCTTAATTTCCCTACTACAGTTTATAGTATGGCAGTCGAGATGATCTCCAGAGCTGATGCCAGTTTAATGAACCTTTTTGGTCTACAAGATATTGGTGAAACAGTAAAAGAGTTTGCTGATGAAGAGATCAGAAAAGAGTATTTACCAAGATTCGCTTCTGGTGAAGCTACTGGTGCTATGATTCTTACTGAACCTGATGCTGGATCTGATCTTCAGGCAGTGGATTTAAAAGCTCATTTTGATGAAAAATCAGGGAAATGGCTTTTAAATGGTGTAAAGCGTTTTATCACCAATGGTAATGCAGAACTTTCGCTTGTTCTCGCAAGATCTGAAGAAGGAACTAAAGATGGTCGTGGACTTTCTATGTTTCTATACGAGAGAGATGATACTGTTCAGATAAGAAGAATTGAAGATAAAATGGGTATCCATGGTTCACCTACTTGTGAAATGGTTTTCAAAAATTCACCATGTATCATAATTGGTAAAAGAAGAATGGGTCTTATCAAGTATGTAATGAGCCTTATGAACGGTGCAAGACTTGGTATTGGTGCTCAATCTATTGGTATTTCAGAAGCTGCATACAGAGAAGCTTATAAGTATGCTCTTGAGAGGGAACAATTTGGAAAAACAATCAATAAATTCCCTGCTGTTTATGAGATGCTAACAAATATGAGAGTAAAAATTGAAGCTTCAAGAACTCTTCTTTATGAAACTTCAAGATTTGTTGATGTATATAAGTCACTTGAAGCTAAATCAGAAGAAACTACTCTTACTCCTGAAGAGAAAAAAGAATTAAAAGCATATCAAAAACGAGCAGATTTTTATACTCCACTACTTAAGGGTATTTCCAGTGAATATTGTAATCAAATTACTTACGATGCTATTCAGGTTCATGGCGGTACTGGCTTTATGAAAGATTTCCCTGTGGAAAGGCTCTACAGAGACGCTCGTATTACATCAATTTATGAAGGTACTACTCAGCTTCAGGTTGTTGCTGCTATTCGTGGTGTTGGTAGTGGTTTTTACCTTGAAATGATGAAAGAGTATGACAAAGTAAATGTAAAACCTGAGTTTGATTATCAAAAGGGTATGCTAAGAAAAATGACTCATGAATATGAAAAATCTGTTAAATTTGTTCAAGATAAAAATGATACAGAATATTTCGATTTCCACGCTAGAAGACTTGTTGAGATGGCTGGAAACATTATCATGGGTTATCTACTTCTTCAAGATGCAGACAGAGATACTTATTTTAAACCTATCGTTGAACTTTTCGTAAAACGTGGAAATGCTGAGAACGAGGATAAGATGAATTATATACATAATTCTGATCCTGCCGATCTTGGTAAGTATAAAATCTTTTCTGTATAG
- a CDS encoding TetR/AcrR family transcriptional regulator, which yields MKNIVDSVMNLKKRNIALAALEEFKKDMSSEINLNRFIRNMKMSKKTFYNYFQNKAEFVLLIENILYEKFLLNEVLKISGSNGYEKFNEFLKIKVKIFLDNHEIILFGFNHLSYMKDSEAFFIEGSIYQIMRENTFAKAYRYYEEGILDGSIKETLGVNPDIIFQSLVGMEYYYALAKQENLELLSRYRDNVYNYIKFIEKVLKK from the coding sequence ATGAAAAATATTGTTGATAGTGTAATGAATCTAAAAAAAAGAAATATAGCCCTTGCAGCACTTGAAGAATTTAAGAAAGATATGTCTTCTGAGATCAATTTGAACAGATTTATTAGAAACATGAAAATGAGCAAAAAAACCTTTTACAATTATTTTCAGAATAAAGCAGAATTTGTTCTTCTAATTGAAAATATTCTGTATGAAAAATTTCTATTGAATGAAGTATTAAAAATTTCAGGCTCAAATGGTTATGAAAAATTTAATGAATTTTTAAAAATCAAAGTTAAGATCTTTCTGGATAATCATGAAATAATCTTATTCGGGTTTAATCATCTCTCGTACATGAAAGATTCTGAGGCGTTTTTTATTGAAGGTTCTATCTATCAAATAATGAGAGAAAACACTTTTGCAAAAGCATATCGTTATTATGAAGAAGGTATTTTGGACGGAAGCATAAAAGAAACATTAGGTGTCAATCCTGATATTATTTTTCAGTCACTTGTTGGTATGGAATATTATTATGCTTTGGCAAAACAAGAAAATTTAGAGTTACTTAGCAGATATAGAGATAATGTGTATAATTACATAAAATTTATAGAAAAAGTTCTTAAAAAATAA